Proteins from one Oncorhynchus gorbuscha isolate QuinsamMale2020 ecotype Even-year linkage group LG18, OgorEven_v1.0, whole genome shotgun sequence genomic window:
- the LOC124003605 gene encoding LOW QUALITY PROTEIN: immunoglobulin-like and fibronectin type III domain-containing protein 1 (The sequence of the model RefSeq protein was modified relative to this genomic sequence to represent the inferred CDS: deleted 1 base in 1 codon), which produces MKVMKSKVTDQSAEGQKVEGAGGAMENPHHKKVKKFRSKVPGVMITQYVEEIPEGKSHPDFTRKPIALTIQEGKFGVFKAIVHGEPTPNVTWNRANGKIDDPVKFQSKYDEASGEHTLEIPKVSAEDADTYKCFATNEYGKAVCTIQLNVIEVGFKKTKELAKSKEEQEALNPGSLRTMLKKRRGDVHEQKPLESEEKVWEILMSADKKDYEQICAEYGITNFRGMLTKLAEMKKEREVEQAQFIEHISSLKHIEVNADENATFEIDMDLKDASSRIFLYKDGVMVPYTLEMEEEMKHQLKRVGKKFIFTIKNLDPEDAGLYSVDVEGVNIFSTDFKIPPVNFAVKIQEVKAEERQDAIFQCVLTAPMAEINWMGKSAPIENDDKFEITVSEDKLIHKLLVKDCQPLDAGIYAAVAGIHSCNAWLVVEDPGVHFNLGLSDVTAIVGDPAELVCKLSKENVDGVWYLNGKEIQPDDVLTMSKDGFFQSLKISKISEDYAGKYKFEADGRKTEAMIVVEDPPRFDTEELKKFTVPIITKKGQKATFKIPFVGREPMKIQWYHDGEELSEDTNIKIEHGEGYSQLTLNKLQRKDTGEIKFKLKNEFGTVEAFAKIIVTDKPTPPLGPLEIIEASQNAIEVKWRSPKDDGGCKILNYILERQQIGRNTWKKLGPIGPEAHYKDSDVDHGRRYCYKIRADTEMGSSELMETEDVQAGTKAYAGPPSAPKVVSAFKDCITLTWNPPSNTGGTNILGYNMEKRKKGSNLWSPVNPADDKIKEKEFGVKDVIEGMEYEFRVAAINNSGAGEFGTPSEFVFARDPKKPPGKVIDLKVTDSTYTTLSLGWTKPREKRGVEDEAKGFFVEIRPAESPEWDRCNNNPSTMTSFTVKGMKSMAMYWVRVIATNDGGEGEPQELDNYILAMPPPVRPRFTDQKVKSFMVVQAGNSARFNMNFEASPWPDVTWMKDGMPVSKRVTISNAEGASQLLIPSSERSDTGIYTIMVKNIVGQETFSIEIRVTDEPKPPGPVEVDENVPGTVTISWSPSPDEKRDDRLHYLVSKRDSSKRTWHTVADHIFNNKFTACNIMPGREYQFRVYAKNDMGSSQPSESPKWEITGKKERFVLDRPETKTCNLERPPKFLVPLKMHTAPQGYECYMSCAVRGDPTPHVTWYRNNISLNTNTNYLISNTCGVCSMLILRVGPKDTGEYKIIAENNLGRAECSTKLTVSD; this is translated from the exons ATGAAGGTGATGAAGTCGAAAGTGACAGATCAATCTGCCGAAGGGCAGAAGG TGGAAGGTGCTGGGGGTGCTATGGAAAATCCCCACCACAAAAAAG TCAAGAAATTCAGATCAAAAGTCCCCGGAGTTATGATCACGCAGTATGTGGAGGAAATACCAGAGGGGAAAAGCCACCCTGACTTCACACGCAAGCCCATCGCGTTGACCATTCAGGAGG GCAAGTTTGGGGTGTTCAAAGCCATTGTGCATGGTGAACCTACACCCAACGTGACATGGAACCGAGCAAATGGAAAGATAGACGATCCAGTGAAATTCCAGAGCAAGTATGACGAGGCGTCTGGTGAGCACACCCTCGAG ATCCCCAAAGTATCTGCAGAAGATGCCGACACCTACAAATGCTTTGCAACAAATGAGTATGGAAAGGCTGTTTGCACTATCCAGCTGAATGTCATTGAAG TTGGATTCAAAAAGACGAAGGAATTAGCCAAGTCCAAAGAAGAACAAGAAGCACTCAATCCTGGGTCTCTTAGAACAATGTTGAAGAAGCG CAGGGGAGATGTCCATGAGCAAAAGCCACTCGAATCTGAAGAGAAAGTTTGGGAGATCCTGATGAGTGCCGACAAGAAAGATTATGAACAAATCTGTGCTGAGTACGGCATCACTAATTTTCGTGGGATGCTGACAAAACTGGCTGAaatgaaaaaggagagagaggttgaacaggcacaG TTTATTGAACATATCAGTTCGCTCAAACACATCGAAGTCAATGCTGATGAAAATGCAACGTTTGAAATTGACATGGATCTTAAAGATGCCAGCAGCAGAATTTTCCTCTACAAG GATGGTGTTATGGTTCCTTACACCCTTGAGATGGAAGAAGAAATGAAGCACCAACTGAAACGAGTTGGTAAAAAATTCATTTTCACGATCAAAAATCTAGACCCGGAAGATGCTGGTCTCTATTCAGTGGATGTAGAGGGAGTTAATATCTTCTCTACGGATTTCAAAA TTCCACCTGTAAATTTTGCGGTCAAAATTCAGGAGGTGAAGGCAGAAGAAAGACAAGATGCCATCTTTCAGTGTGTCTTAACGGCACCTATGGCTGAGATTAATTGGATGGGCAAGAGTGCCCCGATAGAAAATGATGACAAATTTGAAATCACAGTGTCTGAAGACAAGCTCATCCACAAGTTGTTAGTGAAGGATTGTCAGCCTTTGGACGCTGGTATCTACGCAGCTGTGGCAGGTATCCATTCCTGCAATGCCTGGCTTGTGGTGGAAG ACCCTGGCGTTCACTTCAACCTTGGGCTTTCTGACGTCACCGCCATAGTGGGAGACCCAGCCGAACTTGTCTGTAAGCTGAGCAAGGAAAATGTCGATGGGGTATGGTACCTGAATGGAAAGGAG ATTCAACCCGATGATGTTCTTACCATGTCTAAAGATGGATTCTTCCAATCCCTGAAAATCAGCAAAATCTCAGAGGACTATGCTGGAAAATACAAATTTGAGGCAGATGGGCGTAAAACAGAGGCCATGATTGTTGTTGAAG ATCCACCTAGATTCGACACAGAGGAATTGAAAAAGTTTACTGTCCCAATCATTACTAAAAAAGGTCAAAAAGCCACTTTCAAGATACCATTTGTGGGTCGGGAGCCAATGAAGATCCAATGGTACCATGACGGCGAGGAGCTATCAGAAGACACAAACATCAAGATAGAGCATGGAGAGGGTTATAGTCAACTAACTCTTAACAAGTTACAGCGCAAAGACACTGGAGAAATCAAGTTCAAACTCAAAAATGAGTTTGGAACTGTTGAGGCCTTTGCGAAGATCATTGTAACTG ACAAGCCCACCCCTCCCTTGGGACCTCTGGAGATTATTGAAGCCTCTCAAAATGCCATTGAGGTGAAGTGGAGGTCCCCAAAGGATGATGGTGGCTGTAAGATACTAAACTACATCCTGGAACGTCAACAGATAGGCCGCAACACCTGGAAGAAGCTGGGTCCGATCGGTCCAGAGGCCCACTACAAGGACAGTGATGTGGACCATGGCAGGAGGTACTGTTACAAAATCAGGGCCGACACTGAGATGGGCAGCAGTGAGTTGATGGAGACAGAGGATGTCCAGGCTGGCACAAAAG CATACGCTGGACCCCCTTCTGCACCCAAAGTGGTCAGTGCCTTCAAGGACTGTATCACTCTGACATGGAATCCCCCTTCCAACACTGGAGGAACCAACATTCTGGGATATAACATGGAGAAACGCAAGAAGGGAAGCAATCTTTGGAGCCCTGTCAATCCTGCAGATGATAAGATTAAAG AGAAGGAGTTTGGTGTGAAGGACGTGATAGAGGGTATGGAATACGAATTCCGTGTGGCAGCTATCAACAACTCCGGAGCTGGTGAATTTGGCACTCCGTCTGAGTTTGTGTTTGCCAGGGATCCAAAAA AGCCCCCCGGTAAAGTAATTGACCTGAAGGTGACAGACTCCACCTACACCACCTTGTCCCTGGGTTGGACTAAACCAAGGGAG AAGCGGGGGGTTGAGGATGAAGCCAAGGGATTCTTCGTGGAGATTAGACCAGCAGAAAGTCCAGAGTGGGACCGCTGTAACAATAACCCCAGCACCATGACCTCCTTCACAGTGAAAGGCATGAAGTCAATGGCAATGTACTGGGTGAGAGTGATCGCCACCAATGACGGGGGAGAAGGGGAGCCGCAAGAGCTGGACAACTACATCCTGGCTATGCCTCCCCCTG TCAGGCCTAGATTCACTGATCAAAAAGTCAAGAGTTTCATGGTGGTACAAGCAGGGAATTCTGCACGATTCAACATGAACTTTGAG GCCTCCCCTTGGCCAGATGTTACCTGGATGAAGGATGGCATGCCTGTGTCCAAACGGGTTACCATCAGTAATGCTGAAGGGGCATCCCAACTTTTGATTCCTTCTTCAGAGCGCTCAGATACAGGAATCTATACCATTATGGTCAAGAATATCGTTGGCCAGGAGACATTCAGCATTGAGATCAGAGTTACAG ACGAGCCCAAACCTCCAGGTCCTGTGGAGGTAGATGAGAACGTACCGGGCACAGTTACCATCTCCTGGTCACCATCTCCTGATGAGAAGAGGGATGACAGGCTGCACTACCTGGTGTCGAAACGTGACTCAAGCAAGAGAACGTGgcacacagtggcagaccacatctTTAACAACAAGTTCACAGCCTGTAACATCATGCCTGGCAGAGAGTACCAGTTTCGTGTCTATGCCAAGAATGACATGGGCTCTTCTCAACCTTCAGAATCACCAAAGTGGGAAATCACAGGCAAAAAAG